Proteins from one Falco naumanni isolate bFalNau1 chromosome 10, bFalNau1.pat, whole genome shotgun sequence genomic window:
- the RBBP8NL gene encoding RBBP8 N-terminal-like protein codes for MTMESFAELLNKLKEIHEKEVQGLQNKLTELTTEKCRDAQRIEELFAKNHQLREQQKVLKENVKVLENRLRAGLCDRCMVTQELAKKKQNEYETSHFQSLQHIFILTNETNRLREENKTLKEELKRLRSLEDRTKHPGVTSRESSSTPSSPLALLSPVSRSTSNEKAAHRGAEEAHHDVPVLKLGEEKPAGQSSSPSSRTSPGTVLQEVSLSEMASQRIANQLHGTIALVRPGSRPCLLEKSPSGAAVSPPARKTPLPPEREHSPSLEAYLTASKPDSPKISPSYEKLKLTARREQLCLLHKHLSLHQLGLASSYASADRDSGSLSNHLLRTKDTDSDGRTWSHDGWEDRAALLKLPAAMVYVRDQHLEEKLHLLKHRERLQHFLMQQCQPGQRAEGDPKLTPEERPLSPWPSMMPGCKEERSFLEDAADGKEEKEVWLSWDSSKLQEKVKAARDDGADMPLDLSDSGRGRETGWNNCREPRGSSSPCLSPRESPAVPAARGPCGRHGAERDDLLFPYHWPNATRALPGAVKEEEEEEDAAVLTLSRAHPTNTSTLSDPEALPETGVRLDVSAQKGEADDNDADSGKHESDEPDTTDSEVAAPYEDDILQEAQADGKYFCIKDKAHTLQKKRKRGQDPWTKGAKKSVRGKKKVKAEQCSAVLTKEPENCSTSHNDTSEES; via the exons ATGACCATGGAGAGTTTTGCAGAGCTCCTGAATAAGCTCAAGGAAATCCATGAGAAAGAAGTCCAAG GACTGCAAAACAAGCTGACGGAGCTGACGACGGAGAAGTGCCG TGATGCTCAGAGAATTGAAGAGTTGTTCGCTAAAAATCACCAATTAAGGGAACAACAGAAGGTccttaaagaaaatgtgaaggTGCTAGAAAACag GCTGCGAGCAGGTCTCTGTGACAGATGCATGGTCACCCAGGAGCTGgcaaaaaagaagcagaatgaGTATGAGACCTCCCATTTCCAGAGCCTGCAGCACATCTTCATCCTCA CTAATGAGACGAACCGCCTGAGGGAAGAGAACAAAACTCTCAAGGAAGAACTGAAGAGGCTCCGGAGCCTGGA GGACAGGACAAAGCACCCAGGAGTCACCTCCAGGGAAAGCAGctccacccccagctcccccttgGCTTTACTGTCCCCAGTGAGCAGGAGCACCAGCAATGAGAAAGCAGCTCACAGGGGAGCAGAAGAAGCCCACCATGACGTGCCAGTCCTCAAGCTGGGAGAAG AAAAacctgcaggacagagcagctCTCCAAGCAGTAGGACTTCCCCAGGCACTGTCCTCCAAGAAGTCAGCCTCTCAGAAATG GCATCCCAGAGGATTGCCAACCAGCTGCACGGAACCATTGCCCTGGTGAGACCCGGATCCAGACCCTGCCTCCTGGAAAAAAGTCCTTCTGGGGCAGCAGTGTCCCCACCAGCCAGGAAGACTCCTCTCCCTCCGGAGCGcgagcacagccccagcctcgAGGC TTATTTAACAGCAAGCAAACCAGACTCCCCCAAGATTTCTCCATCCTATGAAAAGCTAAAACTGACTGCCCgaagagagcagctctgcctccttcaCAAGCACCTTTCCCTGCACCAGCTGGGGCTGGCGAGCAGCTATGCCTCAGCTGACCGGGACAGTGGCAGCCTCTCCAACCATTTGCTCCGGACCAAAGACACTGATAGCGATGGCAGGACATGGTCACATGATGGCTGGGAAGATCGTGCAGCCTTGCTGAAGCTCCCTGCCGCCATGGTGTATGTGAGGGATCAGCACCTGGAGGAGAAGCTGCACCTCCTCAAGCACAGGGAGCGGCTGCAGCATTTCCTcatgcagcagtgccagccaggCCAGCGGGCAGAGGGAGACCCAAAGCTCACGCCCGAGGAGCGGCCCCTCTCCCCATGGCCAAGCATGATGCCAGGATGCAAGGAGGAAAGGTCCTTTCTGGAGGATGCTGCagatgggaaggaagagaaggaggtTTGGCTGAGCTGGGACAGCTCCAAACTCCAGGAAAAGGTGAAGGCGGCAAGGGACGATGGTGCAGACATGCCACTGGATCTGTCAGACTCCGGCCGTGGCAGGGAAACAGGCTGGAACAACTGCCGGGAGCCGCGGGGGTCCAGCAGCCCATGCCTGAGCCCCAGGGAGAGCCCAGCTGTGCCGGCAGCCCGCGGCCCCTGTGGGAGACACGGGGCAGAGCGGGACGACTTGCTCTTCCCCTACCACTGGCCCAATGCCACCCGGGCACTGCCTGGTGCTGtcaaggaggaggaagaggaggaggatgcagcTGTG CTCACGCTCTCACGAGCCCATCCAACAAACACCTCCACGCTGAGCGACCCAGAGGCCCTTCCAGAGACCGGGGTGAGACTGGATGTCAGTGCACAGAAGGGAGAAGCAG ATGACAATGATGCTGACTCTGGGAAGCACGAATCCGATGAGCCAGACACGACGGACAGCGAG GTGGCTGCCCCATATGAAGATGATATCCTACAAGAAGCCCAGGCTGATGGGAAATACTTTTGCATCAAAGACAAAGCTCACACGctgcagaagaagagaaaaagaggacaAGATCCCTGGACAAAAG GAGCCAAGAAGtcagtgagaggaaaaaagaaagtcaaagcagagcagtgctcAGCAGTGCTCACGAAGGAACCGGAGAACTGCTCCACTTCCCACAACGATACCTCTGAAGAGAGCTAA